One Gemmatimonadota bacterium DNA window includes the following coding sequences:
- a CDS encoding aldo/keto reductase, whose translation MVSYRPLGRTGLKVSTLSMGSGGFNRLGQTSDPPLTEPEMHRLVHGVLDLGINLFDTSPGYLEAEAILGRAFRSIPRDRYYVATRVVLSQFDEESGPNLKTPAHITESIETSLRRLGVDEIDVALIAATEKADFDYMINELFPVLERLCRQGKIRFLGSSETALTDGAHAWLQAAVPTGTLDVIMIAYSMLNQSARHTVFPYCIEHDVGVMNIFSVRNIFKNPARLAETIEDLQRQELLDESIDPHSPYDFLLEDADIASLVEAAYRFVVYTEGVTTAVCSAVTLDKIEQNIRSIARGPLPEMQVKRVQRLFGHISEPVGN comes from the coding sequence ATGGTTTCGTACCGCCCCCTCGGCCGAACCGGTTTGAAAGTTTCTACGCTGAGTATGGGATCCGGCGGTTTCAACCGGCTGGGGCAGACCAGCGATCCTCCGCTGACCGAACCGGAGATGCACCGGCTGGTGCACGGGGTCCTGGACCTGGGCATCAATCTCTTCGATACGTCTCCCGGCTACCTTGAAGCCGAGGCGATCCTCGGGCGGGCCTTTCGAAGCATTCCGCGAGATCGGTACTACGTCGCCACACGGGTTGTACTCTCGCAGTTCGACGAGGAAAGCGGGCCGAACCTGAAGACACCGGCGCACATCACGGAATCCATCGAGACCAGCCTTCGCCGCCTGGGGGTTGACGAGATCGACGTGGCACTGATCGCCGCGACGGAAAAAGCCGACTTCGATTACATGATCAACGAGTTGTTCCCCGTGCTCGAACGACTGTGCCGACAGGGCAAGATACGTTTCCTCGGATCCAGCGAAACCGCGTTGACAGACGGCGCCCATGCCTGGTTGCAGGCTGCGGTGCCCACCGGAACGCTGGACGTCATCATGATCGCCTACAGCATGCTCAACCAGTCGGCCCGCCATACGGTCTTTCCCTACTGCATAGAGCACGATGTCGGCGTCATGAACATCTTCTCGGTGCGTAACATCTTCAAGAACCCGGCGCGGCTTGCCGAGACGATCGAAGACCTGCAGCGGCAGGAACTGCTGGACGAGTCCATCGACCCCCATTCCCCGTACGACTTCCTGCTCGAAGATGCCGATATCGCATCGCTGGTCGAAGCGGCCTACCGTTTCGTCGTCTACACCGAGGGCGTCACCACCGCCGTCTGCAGTGCGGTGACCCTGGACAAGATCGAGCAGAACATCCGCAGCATCGCCAGGGGACCGCTTCCCGAAATGCAAGTGAAGCGCGTACAGCGGCTCTTCGGCCACATCAGCGAACCCGTCGGGAACTAG
- a CDS encoding MTH1187 family thiamine-binding protein, with translation MKVIVDLCVVPIGVGVSVSAYVTACERVLRKAGLKTFMHAYGTNIEGEWEEVFEAVKQCHETVHEMGAPRISTTIRLGTRTDRAQTIEEKIESVERKLRDESSS, from the coding sequence ATGAAAGTCATCGTCGATCTGTGCGTGGTGCCTATCGGAGTCGGGGTATCGGTTTCAGCGTACGTTACGGCCTGTGAAAGAGTCCTGAGAAAGGCGGGGTTGAAGACGTTCATGCACGCTTACGGGACCAATATCGAAGGAGAGTGGGAAGAAGTCTTCGAGGCCGTGAAGCAATGCCACGAGACGGTGCACGAAATGGGCGCTCCGCGGATTTCCACGACCATCCGGCTGGGTACGCGAACCGACCGTGCGCAGACCATTGAAGAGAAGATCGAGAGCGTCGAACGGAAGTTGAGAGACGAATCTTCGTCGTGA
- a CDS encoding aminotransferase class V-fold PLP-dependent enzyme: MPFQEYPTYDRIGVRPLINCKGTLTMYSGSVMLPEVRRAMAEASRKYVHIEELMEGVGKRIAEVMQAEFGLVTNGCAAALCQVTAACVAGTDPDRIARLPDTTGMKNEVITLKAHRHVYDHAIRMVGITLVEVDDDPDSLRAAFNERTAMVALFGDRAGDGVMTVAEIVDIAHGHGVPVFVDAAAERPDVPNPYLADGVDAVAYSGGKCLRGPQASGLVLGRRDLLWAAFMNGAPHHSIARPMKAGKEEIMGLLAAVEQWVQRDHEAEWKEWEGYLQTVNDAVGALPSMRTSIRLPGRSNVAPVLHMNWETSEIGIEPDEVVRLLSEGEPRVEMGGGDGLSIMPYMMEPGEDALVAARLREILEPRVN, from the coding sequence ATGCCATTTCAGGAATACCCTACCTACGATAGGATAGGTGTCCGTCCTCTCATCAACTGCAAGGGCACGCTGACCATGTACAGCGGATCGGTCATGCTGCCTGAAGTCCGCAGGGCTATGGCCGAAGCGTCAAGGAAGTACGTGCATATCGAAGAACTTATGGAAGGCGTCGGCAAGCGTATAGCCGAAGTCATGCAGGCGGAATTCGGACTCGTGACCAATGGGTGTGCGGCTGCGCTCTGCCAGGTCACCGCCGCCTGCGTGGCCGGAACGGATCCCGACCGGATCGCCCGGTTGCCGGACACCACGGGCATGAAGAACGAGGTCATCACGCTTAAGGCTCACAGGCATGTCTATGACCATGCCATTCGCATGGTGGGGATCACGCTCGTGGAAGTGGACGACGACCCGGATAGCCTGCGGGCCGCCTTCAACGAACGTACCGCCATGGTCGCCCTGTTCGGCGACCGCGCGGGCGACGGCGTAATGACCGTGGCCGAGATCGTCGACATCGCCCACGGCCATGGCGTTCCCGTTTTCGTGGACGCGGCCGCGGAACGACCGGATGTGCCCAATCCGTACCTGGCGGACGGCGTGGACGCCGTGGCCTACAGTGGCGGGAAGTGCCTCCGGGGGCCTCAGGCCTCCGGGCTGGTTCTCGGCCGGCGCGACCTGCTGTGGGCGGCTTTCATGAACGGTGCCCCGCATCATTCCATCGCGCGTCCCATGAAGGCGGGGAAAGAGGAGATCATGGGACTGCTGGCCGCCGTGGAGCAGTGGGTTCAGAGAGATCACGAAGCGGAATGGAAGGAATGGGAAGGATACCTCCAGACCGTGAACGATGCGGTCGGGGCGCTCCCGTCCATGCGGACGTCGATCCGGCTACCGGGCCGGTCCAACGTCGCGCCGGTCTTGCACATGAACTGGGAGACCTCGGAAATCGGCATCGAGCCGGACGAAGTCGTGCGCCTGTTGTCCGAAGGCGAACCCCGCGTCGAAATGGGCGGGGGCGACGGCCTGTCCATCATGCCCTATATGATGGAGCCCGGCGAGGATGCCCTGGTGGCCGCACGACTCAGGGAGATCCTTGAACCGCGGGTAAACTGA
- a CDS encoding trypsin-like peptidase domain-containing protein — translation MRVVIMMAMAVVLVSCKGEPGPVGPQGSQGIQGIQGIQGEQGVQGTQGEQGVQGEQGEQGEQGVQGETGEMLNWAEVIEKGKLRDAIYLISVVVDGEIRASGTGFSAYFTDKLWTNAHVVESTLEVYNDPENAESLRYLLATRTGTLLGGDETYLWEPYVLHPEYDNEENWSPDIALIQLIGGEITHDSPEFLPREFNDDLREGQPIGTLGFPGLLPFFNLLPIANFREGTIGAIRPFYNEAFFASPINTGQIIHSNLGTLGGTSGSPIFDHEGYIIAINFAGLVTPIRLPDEDEEDEEPGELIGRVELAEDFGVNISAAWDLLDYLENRNDTSVIASTVSIEDASYDDRSYPHEEYQPEPHNWNGETVLP, via the coding sequence GTGCGAGTTGTAATCATGATGGCCATGGCTGTTGTCTTGGTGTCCTGCAAGGGCGAACCGGGACCGGTCGGTCCTCAGGGCTCCCAGGGAATCCAGGGTATCCAGGGGATCCAGGGAGAACAAGGTGTACAGGGCACCCAGGGCGAACAAGGTGTGCAGGGTGAGCAGGGTGAGCAGGGTGAGCAGGGTGTCCAGGGCGAGACCGGTGAAATGCTCAACTGGGCGGAGGTTATCGAGAAAGGCAAGCTGCGGGACGCGATCTATCTCATCTCCGTAGTCGTCGACGGCGAAATAAGAGCAAGCGGTACGGGCTTCAGCGCTTATTTCACAGATAAGCTCTGGACAAACGCCCATGTGGTAGAGTCCACATTGGAGGTTTACAACGATCCCGAAAACGCGGAAAGTCTGCGGTATCTTCTCGCTACACGTACGGGCACACTGCTTGGAGGCGACGAAACCTATCTGTGGGAGCCCTATGTCCTTCATCCCGAATACGATAACGAAGAAAACTGGTCTCCGGATATTGCCCTGATACAACTCATCGGCGGCGAGATCACCCACGACTCGCCCGAGTTCCTGCCGCGGGAGTTTAACGACGATCTGCGCGAAGGTCAACCGATCGGCACCCTTGGTTTCCCTGGACTGCTTCCTTTTTTCAATTTACTGCCGATCGCCAACTTCAGGGAAGGTACGATCGGCGCCATCAGACCCTTCTACAATGAGGCTTTTTTCGCCAGTCCCATAAATACGGGCCAAATTATCCACTCTAATCTGGGGACCCTTGGCGGTACAAGTGGCAGTCCGATTTTCGATCATGAAGGGTATATCATCGCCATCAACTTCGCGGGACTCGTTACTCCTATCAGGCTGCCCGATGAAGATGAGGAAGACGAGGAGCCGGGAGAACTCATAGGAAGAGTGGAACTTGCCGAAGACTTTGGTGTCAATATATCGGCGGCGTGGGATCTGCTCGACTATCTGGAAAACCGAAACGATACGAGTGTCATCGCGTCTACAGTTTCCATCGAAGACGCTTCATATGACGATCGATCCTATCCCCACGAGGAGTATCAGCCGGAACCGCACAACTGGAATGGAGAAACCGTCCTGCCCTGA
- a CDS encoding MBL fold metallo-hydrolase, with translation MHDAYTRNAGLPAARGGLEGLLRPGSIEHRSWSESMRRIYTFMAAAVFLVSGPADAQQNWDEVVVEAHPVVGNIYMLTGSGGNIGVSVGEDGILIVDDQYAPLADKIKSALRGLHAGPLKFVLNTHFHGDHVGGNPIFGLEATIIAHTNVRKRVSTPEQRGVQTIPAMVEDGWPVITFDEEVSVHFNGEEIRLVHMPGAHTDNDSYVYFTGSDVVHMGDTFFNGRFPFVDLRSGGTVDGLIRNIAEVLEIIGPDTRVIPGHGDLGDRADLRTYHGMLVATTDAVRAMVAEGKTLDEIKAAGLPGEWAGYASDFVPEARWIETIFNSYGSAE, from the coding sequence ATGCATGATGCGTATACTCGTAATGCCGGCCTTCCGGCTGCACGAGGGGGTCTGGAAGGATTGTTGCGTCCGGGAAGCATCGAACATCGGAGCTGGAGCGAATCCATGAGACGAATATACACCTTCATGGCCGCCGCCGTATTCCTGGTGTCCGGCCCGGCCGATGCGCAGCAGAATTGGGATGAGGTGGTCGTCGAAGCCCACCCCGTCGTCGGAAACATCTACATGCTGACCGGCAGCGGCGGGAACATCGGCGTTTCGGTCGGCGAAGACGGCATATTGATCGTCGACGACCAGTACGCGCCGCTGGCCGACAAGATCAAGTCCGCCCTCCGGGGCCTGCACGCGGGCCCCCTCAAGTTCGTCCTGAACACCCATTTTCACGGCGATCATGTCGGCGGCAACCCCATCTTCGGCCTGGAGGCGACCATCATCGCCCATACGAACGTCCGCAAACGGGTCTCCACGCCGGAGCAGCGGGGCGTCCAGACCATCCCCGCCATGGTAGAGGACGGCTGGCCGGTGATCACCTTCGACGAGGAGGTCTCGGTCCACTTCAACGGGGAAGAGATCAGGCTGGTGCATATGCCCGGCGCCCACACGGACAACGACAGTTACGTTTACTTCACGGGATCGGACGTGGTGCACATGGGGGACACCTTCTTCAACGGACGGTTCCCCTTTGTGGATCTGCGCAGCGGTGGTACGGTGGACGGACTGATCCGCAATATCGCCGAGGTGCTGGAAATCATCGGACCGGACACCCGGGTCATACCGGGACACGGCGATCTGGGCGACCGGGCGGACCTGCGGACTTACCACGGCATGCTCGTAGCGACTACGGATGCTGTCCGTGCGATGGTGGCGGAGGGAAAGACGCTCGACGAGATCAAGGCGGCAGGCCTGCCGGGTGAGTGGGCCGGCTACGCGAGCGACTTCGTCCCGGAAGCGCGCTGGATCGAGACGATATTCAACAGTTACGGTTCGGCGGAATAA
- a CDS encoding amidohydrolase family protein: MGRLRERLRPGSALDRDDIQQLRFGGIKFKNGRFSLQIIDAHQHLWDTAELSYPWLEGFDALRQRYGPEDYRTAFEGIDITTSVHIEADPAPGAEVAEVDRLVRIAAEDGMIGAIVPTAPLESEDREETLERLAADYPMVVGIRRMAWHHEDPAFYSWPSLIEGVKALPKYGYTFELCANVTQLDAAVTLVRATPDVTHAINHCGGPDIAAGGFAPWADYMNQLAGFPNTVCKISGLVTRAKENWTADDLRPYIDHLIDVFGFDRVMYGSDWPVCTLAATYRAWFETLVAAVAGVSEEDHRKLFHDNASRFYRLG; the protein is encoded by the coding sequence GTGGGCCGGCTACGCGAGCGACTTCGTCCCGGAAGCGCGCTGGATCGAGACGATATTCAACAGTTACGGTTCGGCGGAATAAAGTTCAAAAACGGGAGGTTTTCTTTGCAGATCATCGATGCGCATCAGCATCTCTGGGATACGGCCGAACTGAGCTATCCCTGGCTGGAAGGATTCGACGCCCTTCGGCAGCGGTATGGACCGGAGGACTACCGGACCGCGTTCGAAGGCATCGATATCACCACGTCCGTACATATCGAAGCGGACCCCGCCCCCGGTGCCGAGGTGGCCGAGGTGGACCGGCTCGTGCGCATAGCCGCCGAGGACGGCATGATCGGCGCGATCGTCCCCACGGCGCCCCTGGAATCGGAGGACCGCGAGGAAACCCTGGAGCGGCTGGCCGCGGACTATCCCATGGTGGTCGGCATTCGCCGCATGGCCTGGCATCACGAAGACCCAGCGTTCTACAGCTGGCCGTCCCTGATCGAAGGCGTCAAGGCGCTGCCGAAGTACGGCTACACCTTTGAACTATGCGCCAACGTCACGCAGCTGGACGCGGCGGTGACCCTGGTTCGCGCGACCCCCGACGTGACCCACGCCATCAACCACTGCGGGGGGCCGGATATCGCGGCGGGCGGTTTCGCGCCGTGGGCGGACTACATGAACCAGCTGGCCGGGTTTCCCAACACGGTCTGCAAGATTTCCGGACTCGTTACCCGGGCGAAGGAAAACTGGACCGCGGACGATCTGAGACCTTACATCGACCATCTGATCGACGTCTTCGGATTCGACCGGGTGATGTACGGCAGCGACTGGCCGGTCTGTACGCTCGCGGCGACCTACCGGGCGTGGTTCGAAACGCTCGTTGCCGCGGTGGCGGGCGTCTCCGAAGAGGACCACCGCAAATTGTTTCACGACAATGCCAGCCGTTTTTATCGATTGGGGTGA
- a CDS encoding heme-copper oxidase subunit III, translating into MSVVTQPGTQTDTQTELLEPEVRDREWVRVPGSGVRTGSYRRDTGNGGGGRGGDGRDGGGGGDDEPPGSPSAAPAAMGTNVLGMLVFIASEAVLFLTLIVTFAVVRAGYPEWPPSDQPRLPVMMSFFNTLVLLGSGAAMFGAWRSIRRGIVPYSRRLLITATLLGILFLVVQGVEWVRLIDFGLTVSQNIYGAVFYVMVGMHGLHVFIAVLGLLYVSRKFGKGAYTREAHDGLTMGGMFWGFVVLVWPLLFVFVYLL; encoded by the coding sequence ATGTCTGTGGTGACACAACCCGGTACGCAAACCGATACGCAGACTGAGCTGCTGGAACCGGAAGTCAGGGACCGGGAGTGGGTACGTGTCCCCGGCTCCGGGGTGCGTACCGGATCGTATCGACGCGACACCGGAAACGGCGGTGGCGGCCGGGGCGGTGACGGCCGGGACGGTGGCGGCGGCGGTGACGACGAACCGCCCGGTTCCCCTTCCGCGGCGCCGGCGGCCATGGGGACCAACGTGCTGGGCATGCTGGTGTTCATCGCCAGCGAGGCCGTCCTCTTCCTGACGCTGATCGTCACGTTCGCCGTTGTACGGGCGGGCTACCCGGAATGGCCCCCATCGGACCAGCCCCGGCTCCCCGTGATGATGTCTTTTTTCAACACCCTTGTCCTGCTGGGCAGCGGCGCGGCCATGTTCGGAGCGTGGCGGTCCATTCGGCGCGGAATCGTGCCGTATTCAAGGCGATTGCTAATCACGGCTACGCTGCTCGGAATCCTGTTCCTGGTGGTGCAGGGCGTGGAATGGGTCCGGTTGATCGATTTCGGCCTGACCGTCTCCCAGAATATCTACGGCGCGGTTTTCTACGTCATGGTTGGGATGCATGGGCTGCACGTCTTCATCGCCGTCCTGGGACTACTCTACGTGTCGCGCAAGTTCGGAAAAGGCGCGTACACCCGCGAAGCACACGACGGATTGACCATGGGCGGGATGTTCTGGGGATTCGTCGTGCTCGTCTGGCCCTTGCTTTTCGTTTTCGTCTACCTCCTGTGA
- a CDS encoding aminotransferase class I/II-fold pyridoxal phosphate-dependent enzyme: MKPSFGVDVKRTAEALSAQGKDANQIAKIVCDQDPEGYNYGIGIVVDGKGRAWPTSETLLNHARAEIDHSLLGEYMSTASLAAPLKEAVLRWQRIPEDYWDRFSLLIPSDAGTGAVKTAVEMALQLYPDLQAIGVEELSWPAYKAIARMSRISCREFPIGDVMDAPDLLRIYQAGPMNTTGRVQSLETMRERAAAAKGRPVLLDRAYSGFEYARLLESHGYDEIMTMSYDDQIRPFIENDVPFWVSISPTKSFGTFALRPCGMLLVHLPDASRSGELAALANSVTRARGSSFEHPVTRAFVSALVNDLESLEREHAGILRRVATAEKAWKDQCAGSPLSELFTDSYAGLFRNPRVEDKAQAVIYDAHLYPVFTPGRCRLNVTGLPEDEDIAGGHVEVFARFCRG, encoded by the coding sequence ATGAAACCGTCCTTCGGCGTCGACGTGAAACGTACGGCGGAAGCGCTGAGCGCCCAGGGCAAGGACGCCAACCAGATCGCGAAAATCGTATGCGACCAGGACCCCGAAGGGTACAACTACGGCATCGGCATCGTCGTGGACGGGAAGGGCCGGGCTTGGCCGACCTCCGAGACGCTGCTCAACCATGCCAGGGCCGAAATAGACCACAGCCTGCTCGGCGAGTACATGAGCACCGCGTCCCTCGCAGCACCGCTTAAGGAAGCCGTGCTGCGCTGGCAGCGCATCCCCGAGGACTACTGGGACCGCTTCTCGCTGCTGATTCCCTCGGACGCGGGCACCGGCGCGGTGAAGACCGCGGTCGAGATGGCCCTGCAGCTCTATCCCGACCTGCAGGCGATCGGCGTGGAAGAACTGTCCTGGCCCGCATACAAGGCGATCGCCCGGATGAGCAGGATCTCGTGCCGCGAGTTTCCCATCGGTGACGTGATGGACGCCCCGGATCTACTGCGGATCTACCAGGCCGGTCCGATGAATACGACCGGCCGCGTCCAGTCCCTCGAGACCATGCGTGAACGGGCGGCCGCGGCGAAGGGCCGCCCCGTGCTGCTGGACCGGGCCTACTCCGGATTCGAGTATGCCCGCCTCCTCGAGTCCCACGGATACGACGAGATCATGACCATGAGTTACGACGACCAGATCCGGCCCTTCATCGAAAACGACGTGCCCTTCTGGGTCTCCATCAGCCCCACCAAGTCCTTCGGCACCTTCGCCCTGCGTCCCTGCGGGATGCTCCTGGTGCACCTGCCGGACGCGTCCCGGTCGGGAGAACTGGCGGCACTGGCCAATTCGGTGACGCGCGCCCGGGGTTCGTCTTTCGAACATCCGGTAACGCGGGCATTCGTCTCCGCGCTGGTCAACGACCTGGAATCCCTGGAGCGTGAACACGCCGGCATACTGCGGAGGGTCGCCACGGCGGAGAAAGCCTGGAAGGACCAATGCGCCGGTTCACCGCTCTCCGAGCTGTTCACGGACAGTTATGCCGGCCTTTTCCGCAATCCCCGCGTCGAGGACAAGGCCCAGGCGGTGATATACGATGCCCATCTGTATCCTGTTTTCACGCCCGGACGTTGCAGGCTGAACGTTACCGGCCTTCCGGAGGACGAAGACATCGCCGGTGGCCACGTGGAGGTTTTCGCCCGGTTTTGCCGTGGATAG
- a CDS encoding peptide ABC transporter substrate-binding protein, which yields MNPGLLLCFLLLFLPVLQVVQDGAGQPATTVQPGAPEQPVNSVGKTMPPDAAPLAQQVYSFHLPEPTTLDIGIAVYEATGAVFSFEGLTRLDHNNELTPAAADRWEASPDGTRWTFHLRRGAKWSDGRPVTAHDFEYAFKRMVDPASANRNASFYYEIEGAKAFNQGQTRDADSVGVRAIDDHTLEIRTTLPCPYLPYIASFPTSVPVPRWQVEKYGPGWSEPGRFVTNSTFKLAAWNHGAFFEFVLDPNYNGPYKGYVERIIGKFLDTRMMAGGTLAYENDEIDQQDVTPIDLPRIRSHPGLSRELHVSKDFMTHFLFFNADFPPFDNLKVRQAISHAIDREAICRVLLQGMGMPAWSMLPPGFAGYAGGKYRDIQRFDPERARQRLREAGYPEGRGFPRIEMWINNVGRQQVGQAIQEMLKSHLGIDMTLRVVENISYRTAQYQRKIPFSLIQYHYDYPDPNNMLAMVWRSQPAGYSRHPWINAEFDRLVDEAASEMDATRRFRLYDQAQRILAEDVGAVFLYYGMKASLRKPWLKGIKRDRDGEYPFWGNNTGYFDIYIGDGRP from the coding sequence ATGAATCCCGGCCTTCTGCTGTGTTTTCTGCTGCTTTTCCTACCGGTACTTCAAGTCGTTCAAGACGGTGCAGGCCAGCCCGCGACCACGGTGCAGCCTGGGGCCCCGGAGCAGCCCGTCAATTCGGTGGGCAAAACCATGCCGCCGGACGCGGCGCCTCTCGCGCAGCAGGTCTATTCCTTCCACCTGCCCGAACCCACGACGCTCGATATCGGTATCGCCGTCTACGAGGCGACCGGCGCGGTGTTTTCCTTCGAAGGCCTCACCCGGCTGGATCACAACAACGAACTCACGCCCGCCGCGGCCGACCGATGGGAGGCGTCGCCCGACGGAACGCGCTGGACCTTCCACCTGCGCCGGGGCGCGAAGTGGAGCGACGGCCGGCCCGTCACGGCCCACGATTTCGAGTATGCCTTCAAGCGGATGGTCGATCCGGCCAGCGCGAATCGTAACGCTTCGTTCTATTACGAAATTGAAGGCGCGAAGGCCTTCAACCAGGGGCAGACCCGGGACGCGGATTCTGTCGGCGTCCGGGCCATCGACGACCACACGCTGGAAATCCGGACCACGCTGCCCTGTCCCTATCTCCCCTACATCGCCTCCTTCCCCACCTCCGTTCCGGTGCCCCGCTGGCAGGTGGAGAAATACGGACCGGGCTGGTCCGAACCCGGCCGGTTCGTGACCAACTCGACCTTCAAACTGGCGGCCTGGAATCACGGCGCCTTCTTCGAATTCGTCCTGGACCCGAATTACAACGGCCCCTACAAGGGATACGTGGAGCGGATCATCGGTAAATTCCTGGATACCCGCATGATGGCCGGCGGCACGCTGGCCTACGAAAACGACGAGATCGACCAGCAGGACGTTACCCCCATCGATCTGCCGCGCATCCGGAGCCATCCGGGGCTGTCCAGGGAACTGCACGTCAGCAAGGATTTCATGACCCATTTCCTCTTCTTCAACGCGGACTTTCCCCCCTTCGACAACCTGAAGGTGCGCCAGGCGATCAGCCACGCGATCGACCGGGAGGCCATCTGCCGCGTGCTGCTCCAGGGCATGGGCATGCCGGCCTGGTCGATGCTGCCGCCGGGGTTTGCCGGCTACGCGGGCGGCAAGTACCGGGACATTCAGCGCTTCGACCCGGAACGGGCGAGACAGCGCCTGCGCGAGGCGGGTTACCCGGAGGGACGCGGGTTTCCGAGGATCGAGATGTGGATCAACAATGTGGGCCGGCAGCAGGTCGGCCAGGCCATACAGGAGATGCTCAAATCCCACCTGGGGATCGATATGACGCTACGCGTCGTCGAAAACATCTCCTACCGGACCGCCCAGTACCAGCGAAAGATCCCCTTCAGCCTCATCCAGTACCACTACGACTATCCCGACCCGAACAACATGCTCGCCATGGTTTGGCGGTCCCAGCCGGCCGGATACAGCCGCCATCCCTGGATCAACGCCGAATTCGACCGCCTGGTCGACGAGGCGGCGTCGGAAATGGACGCGACCCGGCGGTTCCGGTTGTACGACCAGGCCCAGCGGATTCTCGCCGAGGACGTGGGCGCCGTGTTTCTCTACTACGGCATGAAGGCTTCGCTGCGAAAACCCTGGCTCAAGGGCATCAAGCGCGACCGTGACGGCGAATACCCCTTCTGGGGCAACAACACGGGCTATTTCGACATCTACATCGGTGATGGCAGACCCTGA
- a CDS encoding zinc-binding dehydrogenase: protein MKAGQVVARERIEIVEAERPDLALERTDPDGLKDLVLVRTVNAAICGSDHPVFTGPANYPAPPGVSLHESIGVIEKSWSNGCREGDLVLALPTGSSAMAEYFLGLGTSVTPLPKGLPQEQLLMAQPLGTVLYCLRKLGHWFNAEVAIVGQGPMGLLFTAMMRNLGAALIIGIDQHDNRLAAAKEMGATHTVNSSGTDPVEAVNEITGGRMADGVIEVVGVEETFNLCVKLARRNARFINFGVPKTTQYTADIFDLFRKNIQLTTSVGPDIHIDFASAMRMIGEGRVDVSPMISHKLPFARVQDGFEMATGRKGECIKIVIDFEEKGLGR from the coding sequence ATGAAAGCGGGACAAGTCGTCGCACGGGAACGCATCGAAATCGTGGAAGCCGAACGGCCGGACCTCGCACTGGAACGGACCGATCCGGACGGGCTGAAGGATCTCGTGCTCGTTCGAACTGTAAACGCCGCCATTTGCGGCAGCGACCATCCGGTTTTCACGGGTCCGGCAAACTACCCGGCACCGCCAGGCGTTTCCCTCCATGAGAGTATAGGCGTCATCGAGAAGTCCTGGTCGAACGGATGCCGGGAAGGAGATCTCGTCCTGGCCCTGCCCACTGGCTCTAGCGCCATGGCCGAGTATTTCCTCGGACTGGGCACGTCCGTGACGCCGCTGCCGAAGGGACTGCCCCAGGAGCAGCTTCTGATGGCCCAGCCCCTGGGTACCGTGTTGTATTGCCTGCGCAAACTGGGCCACTGGTTCAACGCGGAGGTCGCCATCGTCGGCCAGGGCCCCATGGGACTGCTCTTCACGGCCATGATGCGCAACCTGGGAGCGGCGCTGATTATCGGCATCGACCAGCACGACAACCGGCTCGCTGCCGCGAAGGAGATGGGGGCGACCCACACGGTGAACTCGTCGGGCACCGATCCGGTGGAGGCCGTGAACGAGATCACCGGCGGGCGGATGGCCGATGGGGTGATCGAGGTCGTGGGCGTCGAGGAGACTTTCAACCTGTGCGTCAAACTGGCTCGCCGCAACGCGCGGTTCATCAACTTCGGCGTCCCGAAGACAACGCAGTACACGGCCGACATATTCGATCTTTTCCGCAAGAACATCCAGTTGACGACTTCGGTCGGCCCGGATATCCATATCGACTTTGCCAGCGCCATGCGCATGATCGGCGAAGGCCGCGTCGACGTTTCGCCCATGATCTCGCATAAATTGCCCTTCGCCAGGGTCCAGGACGGTTTCGAAATGGCCACCGGGCGCAAGGGCGAGTGCATCAAGATCGTCATCGATTTCGAGGAGAAAGGCCTGGGCAGGTAG